The DNA window TAAAGGAGGCGGCCGACCAGATCCGCTCCCTCTCCCACGCCCTCATTCCCCGGGCCCTCCGGCAGGACCACCTGGCCGCGGCCCTCGCGGACCTGGCCGACGAGGAAGAAGACTTTTCGGACGTTGAGTGCGTGTTCGTGGGGGAGGAAGGCGAGACGCGCCCTGAGGATGAGACCGACGCGATGAACCTGTACCGCATCGCCCACGAGGCGGTGGCCAATGCCCGCGAGCACGCCGACCCGAGCCGAATTCAGCTCGGGCTGAGGGAGGAGGGCGCCGACCTGGTGCTTTCCATTCGGGACGACGGGCGCGGGTGGGAGGGAGACACCCCGGAGGACGAGGGGCTCGGCCTGCACCTGATGCGCTACCGGGCCAACCTCATCGGGGCCACCCTGCGTCTTACCAGCGACGACGGGGAGACGGTGGTGGAGTGCCGCCTGCCGCTTCCGTAGGAACGGGGGCGAACCGGAGGCGGGCGTCGCGGCCTCATCCTGGTTTCAAGCCGTGGGCTTGGGCGGGGGCCGTGTGCTTTGTAGATTGGCGGAGCGCAGTTCCGATTCTCCTCCGCTTAACCCCCGTTCTCCACGATGACCTGGTGGGAAGCGCTGCTCCTCGGCCTCATTCAGGGCCTCACCGAGTTCATCCCCGTCTCTTCGTCCGGCCACCTCGTGTTGGGGCAGTACCTGTTGGGGCTCGACAAGGAGGCGGCGGACGTGACGTTCGAGGTGTTCGTCCACTTTGGCACCGTGCTCAGCATTCTCACGGTCTACTGGGACGACGTGGCGGAGCTGGTGGAGGAGGCCTGGGCCGGGCTCCGGGCGCCGCGGGCCGTCCCCACGCGCTTCGCGGAGAACGACACCTTCCGGCTCGGGGTCTTCATCCTCGTTACGCTCGTGCCCACCGGCGTGGCGTACGTGCTCTTTCGGGAGCCCCTGGAGCAGGCCTTCGGAAGCCCCCGCTTCACGAGTGCCATGCTGGTGGGGACGGGCGTCCTCCTCCTGCTTACGCGAATTGGGCCGCGGCCGGACGGGGACCTGAGCGGCGTCAAGGCCTTCGTGGTGGGGGTGGCGCAGTCGTGTGCCCTCGTCCCGGGGATCTCGCGGTCGGGCGCCACGATCTGCACGGCCCTCTACCAGAACGTGGCGCCGGAGCGGGCGGCGAACTTCTCGTTTCTGATGCTGCTGCCGGTGGTCCTCGGGGGGACGGTGCTCAAGGGCCTGGAGCTGATGGAGCAGGGCGTGGGGGCCGCGGGGCTGTCCCTGGGAATTGGGACGGTGGCCGCCTACGGCTCGGGCATCGGGGCCATCTACGTGGTGCTCGACGTGGTGCGGCGGGGGAATCTGCAGTACTTTGCGTACTACTGCTTCCTGATCGGCGGGCTGGGGCTGTGGCTGTTGTAGGATGCTGGGGGAAGAGGGACGTGGGAAGGGGGAAGAGGGGGACGTTCGCTGTCGTATTGGGCAGATCGGAGGGTATGGCGTCTCCGAACGGCTCCGTCGTGTCGTCCGCGCTCGTGGAGCGGAGTCCGGTGTACTACGGGTGGGGGGCTCTCCGTCGCGACTCTCGGCCTTCCGCTCGCGGGACGACTGCTCGACCGGTACGGGCCGCGCCGGGTGGCCGTCGTCCTGATTGCGCTACTCGCGGCGAGCTGTGCGGGCATGCGCTGGGTCAGCGGCTGGGACTGGGCACGGCCGGGGCCACGGCGCTCTTCCCGTCCCGCATGGAAAGGGGCCGCCAGGCCTACGGCTGGCAGACGACGTGCCTGATCATGGGTGGACTTCGGGCGGCGATCATGCTGCCGCTCGGGGCCCTGCTGTACCGCGACGCGCCGGAGCGCTACGGCCTCGCGCCCGACGAGGCGGCCCCGCGTCGAATCGTCTATGGGCCGGAGGAGGTGTATCGGCGTCGGGGATGGAGGCGACCGGATCGTTCGTAACAATCGCTTCGGCACTCTCGTCCCCCGCGAGGAACGACATCAAAGACCCGTCCGCATCTTTTCAGGGTGCCTCGCGTTATAGAAACGGTTGTTCTCTTCTTCCTCATGCCCGACACCATGCGACTGACCGACGAGGAAAAAGCCGTTCGCCGCGAGATTGAGGACTGGCAACACGCGGACGCCTCCGTGGCGTCGCAGGCCATGGACTGGGCCATGCGGCCGGTGGACTGGGCCGTGGAGCAGGTCGTCTCGCCCGACCAGATGGACCAGGTGACCGACCGGGTGGAGCAGTTCCTCTCCACCCTCAGCGACGCGTCGGAATGGACGCACGCGGCCGACGACATCCTGGCCGCCGCGGAGGACCGCGGCCTGCCCGCCGAGTCCGTCCAGGACCTGCGCAACCGGCCCGTCGCCGACCTCGACGAGCTGGCCCGCAGCCGCTTCCGGCAGAACACGCTCCTTGCGGCCCTGGAAGGGGGCGGAACGGGGCTCGCCGGCACCGCCTTCGTCGCCGCCGACATCCCGCTCCTGTTCACCATCAACCTGCGTCTGATCCAGCAGATTGCGGCCAGCTACGGCTTCTCGCTGGAGGGGCCGATGTTTCAGCCGCTCGTGCTGTCGATCTTCAACGTGGCGGCGTCCGGGGGGCGCGAGGCGCGCAACGAGGCGCTGCGCGAGGTGAGCGTGGCCGCGGCTGCGTTCGCCGACGACCTCGACTACGCGGGGCGCGTGTCCGGCACCTTCCGCGACCAGAACCGCCACCTGCCGCGCGAGATTGCGAAGACGCTCCTGGAGCGCAAGCTGGGGCAGACAGTCCCGCTGGCTGGCGCGGCTGTGGGCGCGGGCGTCAATTACTGGTTTACCACGCAGACCGCCGAGTCGGCCTTCATGTGCGCCCGGGCACTGTACCTGGATTGGAAGGAACGACGATAGCTTTTCGGGGGAAGAGGGACGTGAGGGACGGATTTCCGGAGCGGGAGCAGTATGAGCTAATCTCGCAACTGCGTCGGGTTGCGGTCCCAATTCCATCGAATATTGCCGAGGGGTAGGGATACAGTTCGCGCGACGAGTGCGTGTACCATGTGGAGCAGGTACCATTTGGAGCAGATCCGGAGTTCGTTGCTGGGGGGCGCAGGTCATCATCGCGGAGCGCCTGTCGTGTATGACAGAAGGACCCCGGAACGAATCCCTCCGGAGGACGACCACAGAGAGCCAAATGCTCCTCTCCCTCATGCGCTCCCTGCAGTCGTAAGCCCGCTCTCGCCACTCCTTCCCTCTTCCCAATTCCCCCTTCCCGCTGTGCTGGTAGCCATCGTCGGCCGGCCGAATGTCGGCAAGTCCACCCTCTTCAACCGCCTCACCGGCTCGCGCCAGGCCATCGTCGAGGACACGCCCGGCGTCACGCGCGACCGCGTTTACGGGGAGGCCGAGTGGAAGGGGCACACCATCCCCCTCGTCGACACCGGCGGCTACGTCCCGCGCTCGGACGACCCCTACGAGCGGGCGATCCGCGAGCAGGCCGAGATTGCTTTGGAGGACGCCGACGTCATCCTCTTCGTGGTGGACGTGACGACCGGCATCACGGAGATGGACAAGGAGATTGCGACCGTGCTCCGCCCCACCGAGACGCCCGTGATGGTCGTCGCCAACAAGGCGGACAACGAGGAGCGCGAGTGGGACGCGAGCGAGTTCTACCAGCTGGGCCTCGGCGAGGTGTATCCGGTGAGCAGCACCAACAAGCGGGGCGTGGACGACATGATGGCGGCGCTTGTGGAGGAGCTTCCCGGCACGGAAGACGAGGCGGACAAAGACCGCGTGCAGGTCTCGCTGGTGGGGAAGCCGAACGCGGGCAAGTCGTCGCTCGTCAACGCCACCCTGGGGTTCGACCGCGCCATCGTGACCGAGAGGCCCGGCACCACCCGCGACACGGTCCAGTCCGTCGTGCAGTACGAGGGGCGCGACCTGATGCTCGTGGACACCGCCGGCATGCAGAAGCGCTCCAAGGCCGACGGGGTCGAGTTTTACGCCACCGTCCGCAGCGAGCGGGCCATCCGGGCGGGCGACGTGTGCGTGCTCGTCCTCGACGCCACCGAGGAGCTGCACAAGCAGGACCTCAGTGTGCTCTCGGAGGTCAACGAGCACAAGAAGGGCATGGTGGTGGCGGTCAATAAGTGGGATCTAGTCCCCAAAGACGACGGCACGATGGACCAGTACACGAAGTATCTGCGGCAGTACCTGGGCACGCTCGACCACGTGCCCATCGTGTACGTGTCGGCCGTGACCAAACAGCGCGTGTACGAGCTGCTCGACAAAGCCCTGGAGGTGGCGGAGGCGCGGGCGACGCGCGTGCAGACGAGCGCCCTGAACGACGTGGTCCAGGCGGCCCTCGACGAAAAACATCCCCCCACCACCAGCAGCGGGGCGTTCGTCAACATCACCTACGCCACGCAGGTGCGCACGGCCCCGCCCGTGTTCGTGTTCTTCGCGAACCACCCGGAGGGCATCCGCACCGACTACAAGCGGTACCTGGAGGGGAAGCTGCGGGACGCGCTCGGGTTTGAGGGCGTTCCGCTGACGCTGGTGTTCAAGGAAAAGTAGGCATGGACGCCTGGAGCCCCGCCCCGTG is part of the Salinibacter ruber DSM 13855 genome and encodes:
- a CDS encoding undecaprenyl-diphosphate phosphatase; this encodes MTWWEALLLGLIQGLTEFIPVSSSGHLVLGQYLLGLDKEAADVTFEVFVHFGTVLSILTVYWDDVAELVEEAWAGLRAPRAVPTRFAENDTFRLGVFILVTLVPTGVAYVLFREPLEQAFGSPRFTSAMLVGTGVLLLLTRIGPRPDGDLSGVKAFVVGVAQSCALVPGISRSGATICTALYQNVAPERAANFSFLMLLPVVLGGTVLKGLELMEQGVGAAGLSLGIGTVAAYGSGIGAIYVVLDVVRRGNLQYFAYYCFLIGGLGLWLL
- a CDS encoding EcsC family protein; protein product: MRLTDEEKAVRREIEDWQHADASVASQAMDWAMRPVDWAVEQVVSPDQMDQVTDRVEQFLSTLSDASEWTHAADDILAAAEDRGLPAESVQDLRNRPVADLDELARSRFRQNTLLAALEGGGTGLAGTAFVAADIPLLFTINLRLIQQIAASYGFSLEGPMFQPLVLSIFNVAASGGREARNEALREVSVAAAAFADDLDYAGRVSGTFRDQNRHLPREIAKTLLERKLGQTVPLAGAAVGAGVNYWFTTQTAESAFMCARALYLDWKERR
- the der gene encoding ribosome biogenesis GTPase Der — its product is MLVAIVGRPNVGKSTLFNRLTGSRQAIVEDTPGVTRDRVYGEAEWKGHTIPLVDTGGYVPRSDDPYERAIREQAEIALEDADVILFVVDVTTGITEMDKEIATVLRPTETPVMVVANKADNEEREWDASEFYQLGLGEVYPVSSTNKRGVDDMMAALVEELPGTEDEADKDRVQVSLVGKPNAGKSSLVNATLGFDRAIVTERPGTTRDTVQSVVQYEGRDLMLVDTAGMQKRSKADGVEFYATVRSERAIRAGDVCVLVLDATEELHKQDLSVLSEVNEHKKGMVVAVNKWDLVPKDDGTMDQYTKYLRQYLGTLDHVPIVYVSAVTKQRVYELLDKALEVAEARATRVQTSALNDVVQAALDEKHPPTTSSGAFVNITYATQVRTAPPVFVFFANHPEGIRTDYKRYLEGKLRDALGFEGVPLTLVFKEK